One segment of Candidatus Acidiferrales bacterium DNA contains the following:
- a CDS encoding SDR family oxidoreductase, which translates to MASGKNNAPNRWAGKWALITGASAGIGQALAEQLASGGAHLVLTARRKDRLEKLAAKLRHDHDISVEIFVADLTDPTAPGQIRAFTQSKKIEIELLVNNAGFGDYGRFHETDIRRQLDMVQVNCAAVVHLTHLYLPDMVARRHGDILILASVAGFQAVPYISTYAATKAFDLRFAEGIAEEARRYGVHVCALCPGSTTTEFREVAGQPENTFRGAETAEKVARVGLRALAAGKSSVISGLKNNLSVEGQRLAPRRMVARVAAGMFEPKK; encoded by the coding sequence ATGGCCAGCGGAAAAAATAACGCTCCAAATCGCTGGGCGGGCAAATGGGCGCTCATTACGGGTGCCAGCGCTGGAATCGGTCAGGCGCTGGCCGAACAGCTTGCCTCAGGCGGTGCACACTTGGTCCTGACCGCGCGGCGCAAGGATCGCCTTGAAAAACTTGCCGCAAAATTGCGCCATGATCACGACATCAGCGTCGAAATCTTCGTCGCAGACCTGACCGATCCCACGGCGCCCGGCCAGATCCGCGCATTCACGCAGTCGAAGAAAATCGAAATCGAGTTGCTGGTCAACAACGCCGGGTTCGGCGATTACGGCCGGTTTCACGAAACAGATATTCGCAGGCAGTTGGATATGGTGCAGGTCAACTGCGCTGCGGTTGTGCATCTGACGCACCTCTATCTTCCTGACATGGTTGCGCGCCGCCATGGCGACATTTTAATTTTGGCCTCTGTCGCAGGTTTTCAGGCCGTGCCTTACATTTCGACTTACGCCGCGACGAAGGCCTTTGACCTTCGCTTTGCCGAAGGCATCGCGGAGGAAGCTCGCCGCTACGGCGTGCATGTCTGCGCCCTGTGCCCCGGTTCGACCACCACCGAATTTCGCGAAGTCGCTGGCCAGCCGGAAAACACGTTTCGCGGCGCGGAAACGGCGGAGAAAGTGGCCCGCGTCGGATTGCGCGCCCTTGCCGCTGGCAAGAGCAGCGTGATCTCCGGTCTCAAGAACAATCTGAGCGTCGAAGGCCAGCGTCTCGCACCGCGCCGCATGGTCGCGCGCGTGGCTGCCGGAATGTTCGAACCAAAAAAATGA
- a CDS encoding PGPGW domain-containing protein gives MPLIFRTLQQAKRFLKILFGFTLLGVGIVLLIGPGPGWLVILLGLGILAAEFVWARQLLDRMKEQGARLRDFVLTRGNARGA, from the coding sequence ATGCCGCTGATTTTCAGGACACTTCAACAAGCAAAGCGGTTCCTAAAAATCCTCTTTGGATTCACGCTCCTTGGTGTCGGCATCGTTTTGCTCATTGGCCCCGGGCCGGGCTGGCTGGTGATTCTGCTTGGGTTGGGCATCCTCGCCGCCGAATTTGTGTGGGCGCGGCAGCTCTTGGACCGCATGAAGGAGCAGGGCGCGCGTTTGCGTGACTTCGTTCTGACTCGCGGAAACGCCCGCGGCGCATAA
- a CDS encoding adenosine-specific kinase, giving the protein MEIVAVRLEMPVGANVILGQAHFIKTAEDLFEAVVNTVPGAKFAIAFNEASGPCLIRVEANDEELRRAAIANAQSIGAGHLFVLLLRDAYPINLLGRIKDCFEVCCIYCATANPIEAIVAETEQGRAILGVVDGNSPKGVEGPAEAKARHEFVRKIGYKR; this is encoded by the coding sequence ATGGAGATCGTTGCGGTACGGTTGGAAATGCCCGTGGGAGCCAACGTTATTCTCGGACAGGCTCATTTTATCAAGACGGCCGAGGATCTCTTCGAGGCTGTGGTGAACACGGTCCCCGGAGCGAAATTTGCGATTGCCTTTAACGAGGCGTCCGGACCTTGCCTGATACGCGTGGAAGCGAACGACGAGGAGCTTCGCCGAGCCGCTATCGCGAATGCTCAGTCCATTGGTGCGGGGCATCTCTTTGTGCTACTGCTGCGCGATGCCTATCCGATTAACTTGCTTGGCCGCATCAAGGATTGCTTTGAGGTTTGCTGCATTTATTGCGCTACGGCGAATCCTATCGAGGCGATCGTTGCGGAGACGGAGCAGGGACGCGCAATTTTGGGGGTTGTGGACGGGAACTCTCCGAAGGGAGTCGAAGGACCAGCGGAAGCAAAGGCACGGCATGAGTTTGTCCGAAAGATCGGCTATAAGCGCTGA
- the tadA gene encoding tRNA adenosine(34) deaminase TadA — protein MTQERNAASLATRDVEYMEMALAEARAAQQAGEVPIGCVITLGERIMARAANRTIRDCDPTAHAEIVALRAAAAVLGNYRLLGTTLYVTIEPCAMCAGAMLQARVARLVYGAEDPKGGAVRSCFAVLDHPKVNHKVEVASGIRAEEAIALMQDFFALRR, from the coding sequence ATGACTCAGGAAAGAAATGCTGCGTCCTTAGCCACAAGGGATGTGGAGTATATGGAAATGGCCCTTGCCGAAGCTCGTGCGGCGCAGCAAGCAGGAGAAGTTCCCATTGGATGCGTAATCACGCTGGGTGAGCGCATCATGGCTCGCGCAGCAAATCGCACAATCAGAGATTGTGACCCAACGGCGCACGCGGAAATAGTTGCCCTCCGCGCGGCGGCAGCAGTGCTTGGCAACTACCGCCTCCTCGGCACGACTCTCTATGTCACGATCGAACCTTGCGCTATGTGTGCCGGTGCAATGCTGCAGGCGCGCGTCGCTCGGCTAGTCTACGGAGCCGAAGACCCCAAGGGCGGCGCCGTGCGCTCCTGTTTCGCGGTCCTCGACCATCCGAAGGTCAATCACAAAGTCGAAGTTGCTTCCGGCATCCGCGCCGAAGAGGCCATCGCCCTGATGCAAGACTTCTTCGCCCTCCGTCGCTAG